AAACTTTTACGCCGCTATTCAGCGGAGAGCTTTTAGGATGTTGATTAGGAAGGAAAGTTATGGCGAATGTGTTTAAATAATCGGTGGGGCCATGACAACTGCCTGTTAAAGGCTTGGAGGCCTGCCTTTGAACTCAGTGAGTATGGAGGAATCTTACCTCGTATCAAATAAAAGAAGAATGTGCCAAAAGAGAAAGGCGAATGAATGGAGGAACTACCGCCTGCTTCCTCACGATCTCTCTGTCTCGTGTGAGAAGTTTTTCCGTAATTGAATATGTTCATCCAGTGTCCGTGTAGAAATGTGAAGATAGCCAGCCGCCTGTTCTTTGTCCTGCTTGGTGAATCTCAAGACTTCATCAATCACCATGACCTGGATATCCTGTAGACTGTGTTGGCCGATTTCAAAGAGCACCCGTCCAGTATTTGGAGGGAGACCTTCTCCGCTGCCAGGATGTTGAGAATAAAAGTCTAGAGAAGTCAAAACAGGTCCTTGCGAGCACAACACCGCCCTGCGAATCATAGCCTCTAATTCTCGAATATTTCCCGGGAATTGGTACGTGTCCAATAGCGGAGGTACCGAAGAATCAATGTCGAGTTTTGGACGGCCGATCTCTTCACCATAGGCGTGAATGGTTTTGATCACCAAAGGGATGATATCTTCTTTCCGTTCCCGGAGGGGAGGAATGAAGAGTTGCTGTTTTTCGAGTAGCGAACGTAACTCTGGATGAAATATTTCCTGGTGGCCCGTTTGATCCAGTGGAATCGAACTGGTCACCACAAGTCGGTTGTTGATGGGGAGTCGGTCAAATCCTCCCATGCGACAAAATGCACGTGTGCGAATGGCCTCGGCCAATGCTCCCTGAATAGGAATTGGTAGATGTTCAATCTCATCAACAAATAGGGTTCCCCCATCGGAATGTTCAAAGGCTCCCGGCATGCTTTGGCTGGCACCACTAAATGCCCCACGTTCATATCCAAATATTTGAGGTTCAAGGAGTGATCCCCTCTGTTCGTTGCAACTGACGGTGACAAACGGGCCGAGCTGTTTGTGACTATTATAATGAAGAATGCGTGCCAAGAATTCTTTCCCCGTCCCAACCTCCCCTTGAAGAAACACGAAGGGGACGTCCTGGGCGTCGAAAAATTTGAGTTGTTCAATGACCGTGGTCATGGCTGGACTCCTGGCGATCACATGTTCCCAGGAATATTGCCGTTGTTTCTCAGAAGCAGAGAACTCAATTCGACGCCTTAGCTCCAGGAAGGTGATGGCTCGATGTAAGGCTGGTTCAACCGTTGAGAAATCAATGGATTTTATCAAAAAATCATAAGCTCCGACCCGCATCGCCTCCACCGCATCTTCCACGCTTCCATAAGCAGTCAACATGACAATCAGGGTTTTCGGGATCTTTTGTCGAATTTGGCGTAAAGTTTCGAGTCCATCCATCTCCGGCATTTTAAGATCCAGGAACAGCAAATCCGGGAGTTCATGTTCCAAAGCCTCAATGAGTGCGGGTCCTGAATGGAAACTTCTTACGAGATGCCCTTTTTTCACCAACCGGCGACTTAACGCAGAACACACGTTTTGATCATCGTCGGTCACATAAATTGTTGCACGCATACCAGTCCTTGTTCAGGAGATCAATAAAGAAGTTGTACCGCCATTTCATTGTACTTTCCCATCTTTGGTCATCGATTTCAACCGCAGAGCAGTTCTGGATACGGTGATTTTTTTTGTATGAGTCTTTTGGATTCATTGAAAAGAGAGCCCCAGCCATCGTCCTGAATCCAAGGGATATTGGAAAACTGTCAGGACTGACTTTCGGAAGATTTCGCCCTCAAGAACCATGAATGGAGAGGCCATGCTTTTGGATGTCGTATGTCCTCTGTCATTGCCGCACTCACCATGGCTCCCACGCAGAGCGTAGAGGTTCAACCATTTCCATGTAGTTGTACGTTTTGGCTAGGTAGATGCCGATCGCCCACACGGGAATAACAATACACAGCCATGCTTTCGTGAATGTGTTCATTGTCCCGTCCTCTTTACAATCTATAACGCAAAGACTATACCCATAGGGCGCCTCTGGCATTTTGGTGTTCAACAGTTGAACCTCACCAAAAATATTCGTTGGTTTCACACAATTATCAGTCATGTCCGTATCATAAAGTTTGCGCCTTATTGCCGAAAACAATCAGCCCGCGTGCGAGGATGCACAGGGGGTTATATGTGAAATGGCGCCATTTTTTAAGGTTTTGGTTACTGTGCATGAAGGCAGAAGCCGGGGGAAATTTGAAAGGAAGGTAAGACAAATTTTGAAAATCAATCATCGAAATCAACTGCATCACTGACGGTTAAGGCGGCAGGGACGCATCCTATGATGGTGTGCAATTAACCCTTGGAGGAGATAAACGCTCTGATTGGGGTCTCCGGGCCTTTGTCACGCAACCGGTCCAACGTCATACAGTTAGCCCGGATTGGACTAGCCCCATTAGCTACTTTTCCGGTGCGGCGATTTTCAGCCGCCATGTCCCCTGGGCTAATGGGGAGTTATATATTTTTCAGTTGAATGAGGGGAGTAATCTTCAAAGCGTAATCTTTCCACTATGGGATTTCGAGTCTTTTCCAAGCCTGCAAAAGAACAATTCGATTACGAAATAGAATCGATGTACCAGGTTGGAGAGGTCGATCAAACGAATCACTTTGCACATCGACATCACGGTGAGGTGGGCTATAGTTTTGCGACTCAATGGCCCTTACGATTTGTCTATCTGTTCGACTACTCCTCCGGAGACAGGATTCCGAAAAAGAATTTTGATTTCTTGTTCGCCAAACGCCGAGCAGAATATGGACCAACCGGAATTTTGGGAATCATCTTTCCATCCAATATTTTTTCACCTCTTGGGTTTCGCTCGACTCTCCAACCGATCTCCACGGTCAGGTTGATGGTATCTTATCGTACCTTCTGGCTGGCAGATGGTCGCGGCCCTTTTGTGGGTAGCGATCTGCAGGACCCGACCGGTCGAGCGGGCACTTTCCTTGGCAATATGTTGGATAACTCCATAACGTGGGCCCCTCAGGCCGGTTATTTCCGACATACAACGTTCGAGGTGGGATATACGCGTTTTTTCAAAGGCTCCTATTTCGATCGAGTGCCACAAAGTCCTGGCACCGCCGATGTCAATTATGTCTATACCATGGCGACATTGACTTTCTGATTTCTCAATTAGGTCTGATAGGTTTTCACCTG
Above is a window of Candidatus Nitrospira neomarina DNA encoding:
- a CDS encoding sigma-54-dependent transcriptional regulator, giving the protein MRATIYVTDDDQNVCSALSRRLVKKGHLVRSFHSGPALIEALEHELPDLLFLDLKMPEMDGLETLRQIRQKIPKTLIVMLTAYGSVEDAVEAMRVGAYDFLIKSIDFSTVEPALHRAITFLELRRRIEFSASEKQRQYSWEHVIARSPAMTTVIEQLKFFDAQDVPFVFLQGEVGTGKEFLARILHYNSHKQLGPFVTVSCNEQRGSLLEPQIFGYERGAFSGASQSMPGAFEHSDGGTLFVDEIEHLPIPIQGALAEAIRTRAFCRMGGFDRLPINNRLVVTSSIPLDQTGHQEIFHPELRSLLEKQQLFIPPLRERKEDIIPLVIKTIHAYGEEIGRPKLDIDSSVPPLLDTYQFPGNIRELEAMIRRAVLCSQGPVLTSLDFYSQHPGSGEGLPPNTGRVLFEIGQHSLQDIQVMVIDEVLRFTKQDKEQAAGYLHISTRTLDEHIQLRKNFSHETERS
- a CDS encoding alginate export family protein is translated as MGFRVFSKPAKEQFDYEIESMYQVGEVDQTNHFAHRHHGEVGYSFATQWPLRFVYLFDYSSGDRIPKKNFDFLFAKRRAEYGPTGILGIIFPSNIFSPLGFRSTLQPISTVRLMVSYRTFWLADGRGPFVGSDLQDPTGRAGTFLGNMLDNSITWAPQAGYFRHTTFEVGYTRFFKGSYFDRVPQSPGTADVNYVYTMATLTF